The Burkholderiales bacterium genome has a window encoding:
- a CDS encoding pitrilysin family protein produces the protein MIRYAIALLLAAAASAACAALPPNVEHVATFRGISEYRLRSNGMPILLVPQRASPVATFLVVYHVGSRDEGPGYTGSTHLLEHLMANKSTENYGRAHGRPTFFEMLYDAGAQTNMSVWNDRMTGYATVPSDRIELAMRIEAERMKRALLLDAERRPEMTVVRNEFEIGENEPWRALQKAVVASSMQAHPYRWHAIGYRSDIEGVSTEKLREHYKTYFWPNNAHAILVGDFDTEKALELFDRQYGGYARSPHEIPKVITVEPPQEGERRTRVKRPGTIGIVTIGYIRPGVMHPDFIPLEVLRTILVEGVNSRLYKALVDKGLATGVFGSHSAFTDPYPLLISANLAPRVAHADTEAAIKAVLAEIAANGVSDDEVRRAQQQIEVATLRRRDGPNSYAGSLAEAVASADWKWFLTYVDNVKAVTAADVKRVAAAHLVPDHATVGWFIPTSRAGRVTTAAAAASPQPRADASAPAVPAPAAPANKPFAERTVRKVLANGLTVAVVENRAVPTVSVRGLVFAGGVTAPAGKPALPALTARMLSRGTTTRSKEEIGALLASAGATHSYASTLTGVNVQANAMARDLSLVLEVLADELANPAFPADELVRARREQENAYQQAYDQTGLRALERLRQIVYKPDHPYYAYGRDEKLASLQALGESDLRAFHRARYNGSGTILAIVGDIDAAQAIALVGTHFGGMSRGERVSLAALARTAAADKGARAIVAMPGKANANVVVGTASGLRRLDADFEAALIANAALGQSTISSRIGRRVRDTEGLSYGVTSRFDNSDELDGVWLVNMNVAPQNYAKALQSTREVIADYVRNGATDAEVASGKSYFSGRYQVGLGSNGGIAEALVTAERFGFGPRYLDEFPQRVRAVTTSQVNAAIRKYFAADRLHVIVAGDVDER, from the coding sequence CGGCATCTCGGAGTACCGTCTCAGATCGAACGGCATGCCGATCCTGCTCGTGCCGCAGCGCGCAAGCCCGGTCGCCACGTTCCTCGTCGTCTACCACGTCGGCTCGCGCGACGAAGGGCCCGGTTATACCGGCTCGACCCACCTCCTCGAGCACCTGATGGCGAACAAGTCGACCGAGAACTACGGCCGCGCGCATGGACGCCCGACCTTCTTCGAGATGCTCTACGACGCCGGCGCGCAGACCAACATGTCGGTGTGGAACGATCGCATGACGGGGTACGCCACGGTGCCTTCGGACAGGATCGAGCTCGCGATGCGCATCGAAGCCGAGCGCATGAAGCGCGCGCTCCTGCTCGACGCCGAGCGCCGGCCGGAGATGACCGTGGTGCGCAACGAGTTCGAGATCGGCGAGAACGAGCCGTGGCGCGCGCTGCAGAAAGCGGTCGTGGCGTCCTCGATGCAGGCGCATCCCTATCGCTGGCACGCGATCGGTTACCGGTCCGACATCGAAGGCGTCAGCACCGAGAAACTGCGCGAGCATTACAAGACCTATTTCTGGCCGAACAACGCCCACGCCATCCTCGTCGGCGATTTCGATACCGAGAAGGCGCTGGAGCTCTTCGACCGGCAGTACGGCGGCTACGCGCGCTCGCCGCACGAGATCCCGAAGGTGATCACCGTCGAGCCGCCGCAGGAAGGCGAACGCCGTACGCGGGTCAAGCGTCCCGGCACGATCGGCATCGTCACGATCGGCTACATCCGTCCGGGCGTGATGCATCCCGACTTCATCCCGCTCGAAGTGCTGCGCACGATCCTGGTCGAAGGGGTGAACTCGCGGCTCTACAAGGCGCTGGTCGACAAGGGCCTCGCCACCGGCGTCTTCGGCTCGCATTCGGCGTTCACCGATCCCTATCCCCTGCTGATCAGCGCGAACCTCGCCCCGCGCGTCGCCCACGCCGATACCGAAGCCGCGATCAAGGCGGTGCTCGCGGAGATCGCGGCGAACGGCGTCAGCGACGACGAGGTGCGGCGCGCGCAGCAGCAGATCGAGGTCGCGACGCTGCGCAGGCGCGACGGGCCCAACAGCTACGCGGGGAGCCTCGCCGAAGCGGTCGCGTCGGCCGACTGGAAGTGGTTCCTGACCTATGTCGACAACGTCAAAGCCGTCACCGCGGCGGACGTGAAGCGCGTCGCGGCCGCGCACCTCGTGCCCGATCACGCGACGGTGGGCTGGTTCATCCCGACGAGCCGTGCGGGCAGGGTCACTACGGCGGCGGCCGCAGCGTCACCGCAACCGCGGGCGGACGCCTCTGCGCCCGCGGTGCCGGCGCCCGCAGCGCCCGCGAACAAGCCATTTGCCGAACGCACCGTGCGCAAGGTGCTCGCGAACGGCCTCACGGTCGCCGTCGTCGAGAACCGCGCGGTACCGACGGTATCGGTGCGCGGTCTCGTCTTCGCCGGCGGCGTCACCGCGCCGGCGGGCAAGCCGGCGCTGCCGGCGCTCACCGCGCGGATGTTGAGCCGCGGCACGACGACGCGCTCGAAAGAAGAGATCGGCGCGCTGCTCGCGAGCGCCGGCGCGACGCACAGCTATGCGAGCACGCTGACCGGCGTCAACGTGCAGGCAAACGCCATGGCGCGCGACCTGTCGCTCGTGCTGGAAGTCCTCGCCGACGAGCTTGCGAACCCGGCGTTTCCCGCGGACGAGCTGGTACGTGCACGGCGCGAGCAGGAGAACGCCTACCAGCAGGCCTACGACCAGACCGGCCTGCGCGCGCTGGAGCGCCTGCGCCAGATCGTCTACAAGCCCGATCACCCGTACTACGCCTACGGCCGCGACGAGAAGCTCGCGAGCCTCCAAGCGCTCGGCGAGAGCGACTTGCGCGCCTTCCACCGCGCGCGCTACAACGGCTCGGGGACGATACTCGCCATCGTCGGCGACATCGACGCGGCGCAGGCGATCGCGCTGGTGGGGACGCACTTCGGCGGCATGAGCCGCGGCGAGCGCGTGTCGCTCGCAGCGCTGGCGCGCACCGCGGCAGCGGATAAGGGTGCGCGCGCGATCGTCGCGATGCCCGGCAAGGCGAACGCCAACGTCGTGGTCGGCACCGCGAGCGGCCTGAGACGGCTCGACGCCGACTTCGAAGCGGCGCTGATCGCCAACGCGGCGCTCGGCCAGAGCACGATCTCGTCGCGCATCGGGCGGCGTGTGCGCGACACCGAAGGGTTGTCGTACGGCGTCACGTCGCGCTTCGACAACAGCGACGAGCTCGACGGCGTGTGGCTGGTCAACATGAACGTGGCGCCGCAGAACTACGCCAAGGCGCTGCAATCGACGCGCGAGGTCATCGCCGACTACGTCAGGAACGGCGCGACCGACGCGGAGGTGGCCAGCGGCAAGAGCTACTTCTCGGGGCGCTACCAGGTCGGGCTCGGCTCGAACGGCGGCATCGCCGAGGCGCTCGTCACCGCGGAGCGCTTCGGCTTCGGCCCGCGCTATCTCGACGAGTTTCCGCAGCGCGTGCGGGCGGTGACGACTTCACAGGTGAATGCGGCGATCAGGAAGTACTTCGCCGCGGATAGGCTGCATGTGATCGTTGCGGGTGATGTCGACGAACGATGA
- a CDS encoding hydantoinase B/oxoprolinase family protein, translated as MDPIALEIHWKRLVSMVDEASTAFIRTSFSVLVREANDFAVVLTDSEGRSLAQSTMSIASFIGSLPATVKHFLDVFPASTLKPGDVMITNDPWMGTGHIHDVSIAMPMFRKGKIVAFAAVVSHMPDIGGSLRNAGVREIYQEGLQIPRLKLLDAGKPNKTLFDMIAQNVRVPEMTIGDLWAQVAACKMMEERLQPLLDDVDIKALGAEIRRRSEAAMRKAIRAVPDGVYHSRLEHDGFEEPIVIDCTVNVKGDTIAIDYTGSSDQVPRAVNVVPIYCFAYSAYAVKALLSPDVPNNEGSFLPITTSAPLGSIFNPRYPAASGGRGMIGHMMVPAIIMALSEALPERAIAEGSSNSSITVAGEKDGRPYSSICFMNAGQGATQSREGYSALSFPSNLGNTPIEVFEQQAPLRVIERSIRRDSGGNGARRGGGGMSFEIEITGDSPLLASMIMTRFRSAPQGLLGGENGKVGGLTLNGEAIDPAQTWVLKKGDRVVMQTAGGGGFGKAT; from the coding sequence TTGGATCCGATCGCGCTGGAGATTCACTGGAAGCGCCTGGTCAGCATGGTCGACGAAGCGTCGACCGCGTTCATCCGCACCTCGTTCTCGGTGCTGGTGCGCGAAGCGAACGATTTCGCGGTGGTGCTCACCGATTCCGAAGGGCGGTCGCTGGCGCAGTCGACGATGTCGATCGCGTCGTTCATCGGCAGCCTGCCGGCGACGGTCAAGCATTTTCTCGACGTCTTTCCGGCGAGCACGCTCAAGCCCGGCGACGTGATGATCACCAACGACCCGTGGATGGGCACCGGCCACATCCACGATGTCAGCATCGCGATGCCGATGTTCCGCAAGGGCAAGATCGTCGCATTCGCCGCGGTCGTGTCGCACATGCCGGACATCGGCGGGAGCCTGCGCAACGCGGGGGTGCGCGAGATCTATCAGGAAGGCTTGCAGATTCCGCGGTTGAAGCTGCTCGATGCGGGGAAGCCCAACAAGACGCTCTTCGACATGATCGCGCAGAACGTGCGCGTGCCCGAGATGACGATCGGGGATCTGTGGGCCCAGGTCGCCGCGTGCAAGATGATGGAGGAGCGCCTGCAGCCGCTGCTCGACGACGTCGATATCAAAGCGCTCGGCGCGGAGATACGCCGCCGCTCCGAGGCCGCGATGAGGAAGGCGATCCGCGCGGTGCCGGACGGCGTGTATCACTCGCGGCTCGAGCACGACGGCTTCGAGGAGCCTATCGTCATCGACTGCACCGTGAACGTGAAAGGCGACACCATCGCGATCGACTACACCGGCTCCTCCGACCAGGTGCCGCGCGCGGTCAACGTCGTGCCCATCTACTGCTTCGCATACTCGGCGTACGCGGTGAAAGCGCTGCTCTCGCCCGACGTGCCGAACAACGAAGGCAGCTTCCTGCCGATCACGACTTCCGCGCCGCTCGGCTCGATCTTCAACCCGCGCTATCCGGCGGCGAGCGGCGGGCGCGGCATGATCGGCCACATGATGGTGCCGGCGATCATCATGGCGCTTAGCGAAGCGCTGCCCGAGCGCGCGATCGCGGAAGGCTCTTCGAACTCGTCGATCACCGTCGCGGGCGAGAAAGACGGACGGCCGTACTCCTCGATCTGCTTCATGAACGCGGGGCAGGGCGCGACGCAGTCGCGCGAAGGCTATTCGGCGCTGTCGTTCCCGTCGAACCTCGGCAACACCCCGATCGAAGTGTTCGAGCAGCAGGCGCCGTTGCGCGTGATCGAGCGCAGCATCCGCCGCGACAGCGGCGGCAACGGCGCGCGGCGCGGCGGCGGCGGCATGAGCTTCGAGATCGAGATCACCGGAGACTCGCCGCTGCTGGCGTCGATGATCATGACGCGCTTCCGCTCGGCGCCGCAGGGACTGCTCGGCGGCGAGAACGGCAAGGTCGGCGGGCTGACGCTCAACGGCGAGGCGATCGATCCGGCGCAGACGTGGGTGCTGAAGAAAGGCGATCGCGTGGTGATGCAGACGGCCGGCGGCGGCGGCTTCGGGAAGGCGACCTGA
- a CDS encoding hydantoinase/oxoprolinase family protein, with protein MKRSARIAVDIGGTFTDGLASVDGRIWVAKTLTTPRDPGEAVTTVMADLVKQMKVAQAPSPAERPRNVKTGEAPALRVSEVVHGTTLVTNTLIERKGANTGLVVTKGTRDVLDIGREWRYDLYDLNLELPRPLVATNARVEADERLDASGEVVTKLSDAELDRLVEEIRSLDVDAVAVCLLHSYVNDEHEKKIAQVLRERLPGVAVSVSSGLAREIREFERMSTTVGNAYVQPLMADYLRKLDDRVNAISKGAPLRIMVSSGGFTSGEAAAETPILLLESGPAGGVLSALNTARANGIGQILAFDMGGTTAKACVAVGGEPLIAHSFEAARVHRFKRGSGLPMLIPSIDLIEIGAGGGSIAHVNELGLLNIGPESAGADPGPACYGQGGTDATVTDADLVLGYLNADNFLGGEMKLRRDLAEAALERIAKKLALTTTDVAWGICNIVNENMAAAARIHIAEKGHDPREFTMVATGGAGPVHVVEVARKLQIPRVLATIAAGAGSCLGLLAAPARVDRSWSNPTLVKEIDWSRIAKVYADLRADAERELASAGAGDAKITWWIGADMRYAGQGHNVSVSVPWQKIAKSTEAPLLKEFEKRYRQLYGHLVPNALPQVITWRLTGRSVVKSHRFMWGDERVSAKPVLRGRREIFLPLKKRYGKVPVYDRYSLAPGAKLPGPVILEERESTLVVPVAADVTILPDYTVSVRIKEF; from the coding sequence ATGAAGCGATCCGCGCGCATCGCCGTCGACATCGGCGGCACGTTCACCGACGGCCTCGCCTCGGTCGACGGCCGCATCTGGGTGGCTAAGACGCTGACCACCCCGCGCGATCCGGGCGAAGCGGTGACGACGGTGATGGCCGACCTCGTGAAGCAGATGAAAGTAGCGCAGGCGCCCTCGCCTGCAGAAAGGCCACGCAATGTGAAAACAGGCGAGGCGCCTGCGCTGCGGGTGTCGGAGGTCGTGCACGGCACGACGCTCGTCACCAACACGCTCATCGAGCGCAAAGGCGCGAACACCGGCCTGGTGGTCACCAAAGGCACGCGCGACGTGCTCGACATCGGCCGCGAGTGGCGCTACGACCTCTACGACCTCAACCTCGAGCTGCCCAGGCCGCTCGTCGCGACGAATGCACGCGTGGAAGCCGACGAGCGCCTCGACGCGTCCGGCGAAGTCGTCACGAAGCTGTCCGACGCCGAGCTCGATCGCCTAGTCGAAGAGATACGAAGCCTCGACGTCGACGCCGTCGCGGTGTGTCTGCTGCACTCGTACGTCAACGACGAGCACGAGAAGAAGATCGCGCAGGTGCTGCGAGAGCGCCTGCCGGGCGTCGCGGTGTCGGTGTCGTCGGGCCTCGCGCGCGAGATCCGCGAGTTCGAGCGCATGTCGACCACCGTCGGCAATGCGTACGTGCAGCCGCTGATGGCGGACTACCTGCGCAAGCTCGACGATCGCGTGAACGCGATCTCGAAAGGTGCGCCGCTGCGCATCATGGTGTCGAGCGGCGGCTTCACGTCCGGCGAGGCCGCGGCGGAGACGCCGATCCTGCTGCTGGAGTCGGGGCCCGCGGGCGGCGTGCTGTCCGCGCTCAATACCGCGCGCGCCAACGGCATCGGCCAGATCCTCGCGTTCGACATGGGCGGCACGACCGCCAAAGCCTGCGTCGCGGTCGGCGGCGAGCCGCTGATCGCGCACAGCTTCGAAGCCGCGCGCGTGCACCGCTTCAAGCGCGGCTCGGGCCTGCCCATGCTCATCCCGAGCATCGATCTCATCGAGATCGGCGCCGGCGGCGGCTCGATCGCGCACGTCAACGAGCTCGGGTTGCTCAACATCGGTCCCGAGAGCGCAGGCGCCGATCCGGGGCCGGCGTGCTATGGGCAGGGCGGCACTGATGCGACGGTCACCGATGCCGATCTCGTGCTCGGCTATCTCAATGCCGACAACTTCCTCGGCGGGGAGATGAAGCTCCGGCGCGATCTCGCCGAAGCGGCGCTCGAGCGGATCGCGAAAAAGCTCGCGCTCACCACGACCGACGTCGCGTGGGGCATCTGCAACATCGTCAACGAGAACATGGCCGCCGCGGCGCGCATCCACATCGCCGAGAAAGGTCACGACCCGCGCGAGTTCACGATGGTCGCAACCGGCGGCGCGGGACCGGTGCACGTGGTGGAGGTCGCGCGCAAGCTGCAGATCCCCCGAGTGCTGGCGACGATCGCCGCGGGCGCGGGCTCGTGCCTCGGATTGCTCGCCGCGCCGGCGAGAGTCGACCGGAGCTGGTCCAACCCGACGCTCGTGAAAGAGATCGACTGGTCGCGCATCGCGAAGGTCTACGCCGACCTGCGCGCGGACGCCGAGCGCGAGCTCGCTTCCGCGGGCGCCGGGGACGCGAAGATCACGTGGTGGATCGGCGCCGACATGCGCTATGCGGGGCAGGGACACAACGTGTCGGTAAGCGTGCCGTGGCAGAAGATCGCGAAGTCCACCGAGGCGCCGCTCCTGAAGGAGTTCGAGAAGCGCTATCGCCAGCTTTACGGCCACCTCGTGCCCAACGCGCTGCCGCAGGTGATCACGTGGCGGCTGACCGGCCGCTCGGTGGTGAAGAGCCACCGCTTCATGTGGGGCGACGAGCGCGTGTCGGCGAAGCCGGTGCTGCGCGGCAGGCGCGAGATCTTCCTGCCTCTGAAGAAGAGATACGGCAAGGTGCCGGTCTACGACCGCTATTCGCTCGCGCCCGGCGCGAAGCTCCCGGGGCCGGTCATTCTCGAAGAGCGCGAGTCGACGCTCGTGGTGCCGGTGGCGGCGGACGTGACGATATTGCCCGATTACACGGTGTCGGTGCGGATCAAGGAGTTTTGA
- a CDS encoding tripartite tricarboxylate transporter substrate binding protein: protein MFRVCVVCVLVLFVCAASAQDYPAKPVRLVIPWAAGGSTDSIGRILAQRLAESTGQQWVVDNRSGATGTIGHAYAAKAPPDGYTLLLATNSTFAIAPHLYKTLQYDNEKAFAPISLVAISPQILSVHPSLPVHSVRDLIALAKSRPAQIQFSTAGVGATSHMATELLMNLAQIRMTHVPYKGGGPSAQALIAGETALSFVDVITALPQAEAKRLRPIATSTAKRTQLMPDLPTIAESGLPGFESVTSFAMFAPAATPRDPIARVHRELVKALGAADIREKLRLQGIDPVGSAPEELVAHQKQETAKWGKVIREQHIKFE, encoded by the coding sequence ATGTTCCGTGTGTGCGTTGTCTGTGTGCTCGTGCTCTTCGTCTGCGCGGCGTCCGCGCAGGACTATCCGGCGAAACCGGTGCGCCTCGTCATCCCGTGGGCCGCGGGCGGCTCGACCGATTCGATCGGCCGCATCCTCGCGCAGCGCCTCGCCGAATCGACGGGCCAGCAGTGGGTCGTCGACAACCGGAGCGGCGCGACCGGCACGATCGGCCACGCGTACGCCGCGAAGGCGCCGCCCGACGGCTATACGCTGCTCCTCGCGACCAACAGCACCTTCGCGATCGCGCCCCATCTCTACAAGACGCTCCAGTACGACAACGAGAAAGCGTTCGCGCCGATCTCGCTCGTCGCGATCAGCCCGCAGATTCTCTCGGTGCATCCGTCGCTGCCGGTGCACTCGGTGCGCGACCTGATCGCGCTGGCGAAGAGCCGCCCGGCGCAGATCCAGTTCTCGACCGCCGGCGTCGGCGCGACCAGCCACATGGCGACCGAGCTCCTGATGAACCTGGCGCAGATCAGGATGACGCACGTGCCTTACAAGGGCGGCGGGCCTTCGGCGCAGGCGCTGATCGCGGGCGAGACCGCGCTCTCCTTCGTCGACGTGATCACCGCGCTGCCGCAGGCGGAAGCGAAGCGCCTGCGCCCCATCGCGACCAGCACCGCGAAACGCACTCAGCTCATGCCCGACCTGCCGACGATCGCCGAATCGGGTCTGCCCGGTTTCGAGTCGGTGACATCGTTCGCGATGTTCGCGCCGGCGGCCACGCCCAGAGACCCGATCGCGCGCGTGCATCGCGAGCTCGTCAAAGCGCTCGGCGCCGCCGACATCCGCGAGAAGCTCAGATTGCAGGGCATCGATCCCGTCGGCAGCGCGCCCGAAGAGCTCGTCGCGCATCAGAAACAGGAGACCGCGAAGTGGGGCAAGGTGATACGCGAGCAGCACATCAAGTTCGAATGA
- a CDS encoding tripartite tricarboxylate transporter substrate binding protein, with protein sequence MCIGIVALASASACLAQQSFPTRPVRIIVGFLPGSSQDMLARYMGSRLTERFGQQIVVDNRAGANGIIGADLAAKATPDGHTLLMMSTSHTMNAAVQPRLPFDPVKSFSPVAMLGAGPLVLVANPSVPASNVKALVELARAKPRMITYAAAGTGGINHFGGALFARTAGIELTHVPYKGGVPALTDVMSGQVQLMFGTMPLTLPQIRAGKVKALGITSTKRSPQLAEVPTIAEAGVPGYEISTWWGVLAPAAVPAAVVRILNTEMSGIITQPEAQQRLEAEGAAPWPMPPAEFARVIATEIEKWRRVAREAHIKPD encoded by the coding sequence GTGTGTATCGGAATCGTCGCGCTCGCGAGCGCTTCGGCGTGCCTTGCGCAGCAGAGCTTTCCCACGCGGCCGGTGCGCATCATCGTGGGCTTCCTGCCCGGCAGCAGCCAGGACATGCTCGCGCGCTACATGGGGTCCAGGCTCACCGAGCGCTTCGGCCAGCAGATCGTGGTCGACAACCGCGCCGGCGCCAACGGCATCATCGGCGCCGATCTCGCGGCCAAAGCGACGCCCGACGGTCACACGCTGCTCATGATGTCGACGTCGCACACGATGAATGCGGCGGTCCAGCCCAGGCTGCCGTTCGACCCGGTGAAGTCGTTCTCGCCGGTCGCGATGCTGGGCGCCGGGCCGCTGGTGCTGGTCGCGAATCCTTCGGTTCCCGCTTCCAACGTCAAAGCGCTGGTCGAGCTCGCGAGGGCGAAGCCTCGAATGATCACCTACGCCGCCGCCGGTACGGGCGGCATCAATCACTTCGGCGGCGCGCTCTTCGCGCGCACCGCGGGCATCGAGCTCACGCACGTGCCTTACAAAGGCGGCGTACCCGCCCTCACTGACGTGATGAGCGGGCAGGTCCAGCTCATGTTCGGCACGATGCCGCTCACGCTGCCCCAGATCAGGGCGGGCAAGGTGAAGGCGCTCGGCATCACGAGCACCAAGCGCTCGCCGCAGCTCGCGGAAGTGCCGACGATCGCCGAAGCGGGCGTTCCCGGCTACGAGATCAGCACGTGGTGGGGCGTGCTCGCGCCGGCCGCGGTCCCGGCCGCCGTGGTCCGCATCCTGAACACCGAAATGTCGGGCATCATCACGCAACCCGAAGCGCAGCAACGCCTCGAAGCGGAAGGCGCGGCGCCGTGGCCGATGCCGCCCGCCGAATTCGCTCGCGTCATCGCGACCGAGATCGAGAAGTGGCGGCGCGTCGCGCGGGAAGCCCACATCAAGCCGGATTGA
- a CDS encoding LLM class flavin-dependent oxidoreductase, whose product MKFSNFLFPAAMDPADDHRVIQETLAEAQLCDALGMEMLWLAEHHFDGICAYVDPVSFAAALASSTRQIHIGFAVAQMSLHHPIRMAEQMSLIDNISKGRLTVGLGRGTAYNIYDYQGYGIDPREAYERLVESEEIMIKAWTTENYEHKGKYWNIRLPLLRPRPYTKPHPAIIRACAGEESMLGMAREGRPFLMNIQTNEVTKARMDLYRKTIRESGFDEARVQQCVDDTWIWRNIFVGETDAEARRLALGAWETQQEFRKTMRRRVYQEQGLLLKEEAGTPSRDQVQHSLLCGSPDTVCEEIAKIDRIGVGGLILVFRLGPMPYEVAAQSIRLFMGKVAPNFRKT is encoded by the coding sequence ATGAAGTTCAGCAATTTCCTGTTCCCCGCCGCGATGGATCCCGCGGACGACCATCGCGTCATCCAGGAGACGCTGGCCGAGGCGCAGCTTTGCGATGCGCTCGGCATGGAGATGCTGTGGCTCGCCGAGCATCACTTCGACGGCATCTGCGCCTACGTCGACCCGGTGAGCTTCGCGGCCGCGCTCGCGTCGAGCACCCGGCAGATCCACATCGGCTTCGCGGTCGCGCAGATGTCGCTGCACCACCCGATCCGCATGGCCGAGCAGATGTCCCTCATCGACAACATCAGCAAGGGACGCCTCACGGTCGGGCTGGGACGCGGCACCGCGTACAACATCTACGACTACCAGGGCTACGGCATCGACCCCAGGGAAGCGTACGAGCGCCTCGTCGAGTCCGAAGAGATCATGATCAAGGCCTGGACGACCGAGAACTACGAGCACAAGGGCAAGTACTGGAACATCCGCCTGCCGCTGCTGCGCCCGCGGCCGTATACCAAGCCGCATCCGGCGATCATCCGCGCATGTGCGGGCGAAGAATCGATGCTGGGCATGGCGCGCGAAGGCCGGCCGTTCCTCATGAACATCCAGACCAACGAAGTGACGAAAGCCCGGATGGACCTGTATCGCAAGACGATCCGCGAATCGGGTTTCGACGAAGCCCGAGTGCAGCAGTGTGTCGACGACACGTGGATCTGGCGCAACATCTTCGTCGGCGAGACCGACGCCGAAGCCAGGCGCCTCGCGCTCGGCGCCTGGGAAACCCAGCAGGAATTCCGCAAGACGATGCGCAGGCGCGTGTACCAGGAGCAGGGGCTCCTGCTCAAGGAAGAAGCCGGCACGCCGTCGCGCGACCAGGTCCAGCACTCGCTCCTGTGCGGCTCTCCCGACACGGTGTGCGAAGAGATCGCCAAGATCGACAGGATCGGCGTCGGCGGGCTCATCCTCGTGTTCCGGCTCGGCCCGATGCCGTACGAGGTGGCCGCGCAGAGCATACGGCTGTTCATGGGGAAGGTGGCGCCGAACTTTCGGAAGACGTGA
- a CDS encoding Dyp-type peroxidase, giving the protein MSITSKVQPGILKAPPVVARSLTFRIENADEVGAALKRLAAEHQSACDIVAVGEPCTLALDATVPGLRTFPAMSGAGCAVPSTQDALWIRVCGPDRGVVFDAARKVRQILAGAFRLADALDTFVYHGGRDLTRFEDGTENPKDDAAIDAAIVREGPIAGSSFVAVQQWVHDLTRFEAHTDQERNDIIGRDAETNEELEDAPESAHVKRSAQENYDPPAFMLRRSMPWAGVDKEGLEFVAFVAGVDTFTRMMRRMAGREDGIVDGLFSFSRPVTGGFYWCPPAADGRLDLSFLFKS; this is encoded by the coding sequence ATGTCGATCACCTCAAAAGTACAACCCGGAATCCTCAAAGCACCCCCCGTCGTCGCGCGATCGCTGACGTTTCGCATCGAGAACGCCGATGAAGTCGGCGCGGCGCTGAAGCGTCTCGCCGCCGAGCACCAGTCCGCGTGCGACATCGTCGCCGTCGGCGAGCCGTGCACGCTCGCGCTCGACGCGACCGTTCCCGGCCTGCGCACCTTCCCGGCGATGTCGGGCGCCGGGTGCGCGGTGCCGTCGACGCAGGATGCGCTGTGGATACGCGTCTGCGGTCCCGATCGCGGCGTGGTGTTCGACGCCGCGCGCAAGGTGCGGCAGATCCTCGCCGGCGCTTTCCGTCTGGCCGATGCGCTCGACACCTTCGTCTATCACGGCGGCCGCGACCTCACGCGTTTCGAAGACGGCACCGAGAATCCCAAGGACGACGCCGCGATCGACGCGGCCATCGTCAGGGAAGGACCGATCGCCGGCTCGAGCTTCGTCGCAGTCCAGCAATGGGTGCACGATCTCACGCGCTTCGAAGCGCACACCGACCAGGAGCGCAACGACATCATCGGCCGCGACGCGGAGACGAACGAAGAGCTCGAAGACGCGCCCGAATCGGCGCACGTGAAGCGCAGCGCGCAGGAGAACTACGACCCGCCGGCGTTCATGCTCCGGCGTTCGATGCCGTGGGCCGGCGTCGACAAGGAAGGGCTGGAGTTCGTCGCCTTCGTCGCGGGCGTCGACACGTTCACGCGCATGATGCGGCGCATGGCCGGACGCGAGGACGGCATCGTCGACGGCCTCTTCTCGTTCTCGCGGCCGGTCACCGGCGGCTTCTACTGGTGTCCGCCGGCCGCCGACGGCCGCCTCGACCTCTCGTTCCTGTTCAAGTCGTGA